One [Clostridium] saccharolyticum WM1 DNA segment encodes these proteins:
- the purC gene encoding phosphoribosylaminoimidazolesuccinocarboxamide synthase translates to MEKKELLYEGKAKKVYTTEDPDVLIVSYKDDATAFNGLKKGTIVGKGAVNNRMTNFIFKKLEAKGVPTHLVEELNDRETVVKKVEIIPLEVIIRNYSAGSFAKKMGMEEGIKFACPTLEFSYKNDDLGDPFINSYYALALELATQDEIDKITEYAFKVNEVLKEYFDRLNIDLIDFKIEFGRYHNQVILADEISPDTCRLWDKDTHEKLDKDRFRRDLGGVEDAYEEVFRRLGIR, encoded by the coding sequence GTGGAGAAAAAAGAACTGCTGTATGAGGGAAAAGCGAAAAAGGTTTATACGACAGAAGACCCCGATGTATTGATCGTTTCATACAAAGATGATGCAACCGCATTTAATGGTCTTAAAAAAGGCACGATTGTGGGTAAAGGCGCGGTCAACAACCGGATGACAAACTTTATCTTCAAGAAGCTGGAAGCCAAAGGCGTTCCCACCCACCTGGTGGAAGAGTTAAATGACCGTGAGACTGTGGTGAAGAAAGTGGAGATCATTCCTCTTGAGGTAATCATCAGAAACTATTCCGCAGGAAGCTTTGCTAAAAAGATGGGTATGGAAGAAGGCATAAAATTCGCCTGCCCCACACTTGAATTCAGTTATAAAAACGACGATTTGGGTGATCCGTTCATTAACAGCTATTATGCCCTGGCCCTGGAGCTGGCGACTCAGGATGAGATCGATAAAATCACGGAATATGCCTTTAAAGTAAATGAAGTGCTTAAAGAATATTTCGATCGTTTAAATATTGATTTAATCGATTTTAAGATAGAATTCGGCCGTTACCATAATCAGGTTATTCTGGCTGATGAGATCTCCCCGGATACATGCAGGCTGTGGGATAAGGATACCCACGAAAAGCTGGATAAGGACCGTTTCCGCAGGGATTTGGGCGGTGTGGAAGACGCATATGAGGAAGTATTCCGCCGCCTGGGCATCCGGTAA
- the purB gene encoding adenylosuccinate lyase: MTDRYQSPLSERYAGKEMQSIFSPDRKFKTWRRLWVALAEVEKELGLPISSEQIDELKAHQDDINYDVATQREKEVRHDVMSHVYAYGIQCPKAKGIIHLGATSCYVGDNTDIIIMTEALKLVRRKLLNVIDELARFAEKYKDLPTLAFTHFQPAQPTTVGKRAALWLHDLTMDLEDLDYILGSIRLLGSKGTTGTQASFLELFDGNMDKVRRADDMIAEKLGFSGCYPVSGQTYSRKVDSRVVNVLAGIAQSAHKFSNDIRLLQHLKEVEEPFEKSQIGSSAMAYKRNPMRSERMASLSNYVMADVMNPMLVSSTQWFERTLDDSANKRLSIPEGFLAVDGILDLYLNVVDGLVVYPKVIEKHMMAELPFMATENIMMDAVKAGGDRQELHERIRELSMEAGRNVKVNGLDNNLLELIAADSSFNLSLEDLKKSMDPKRYVGCAPAQVTAYLEEIVKPLLKENRDILGMKAEIHV; the protein is encoded by the coding sequence ATGACAGATAGATACCAAAGCCCGCTGTCTGAGCGCTATGCAGGCAAGGAGATGCAGTCCATCTTTTCCCCGGACAGAAAATTCAAGACATGGAGAAGGCTGTGGGTTGCCCTGGCGGAAGTGGAAAAGGAGCTTGGACTTCCCATCAGTTCAGAGCAGATAGATGAATTAAAGGCCCATCAGGATGATATCAATTACGATGTGGCGACACAGAGGGAAAAAGAAGTACGTCATGATGTTATGTCTCATGTATATGCATATGGCATCCAGTGTCCAAAGGCCAAGGGGATCATCCATCTGGGAGCCACATCCTGCTATGTGGGCGATAATACGGATATTATTATAATGACAGAAGCCTTGAAGCTGGTCCGCAGAAAGCTTTTAAATGTCATTGATGAGCTGGCACGGTTTGCTGAGAAATATAAGGATCTGCCTACCCTGGCCTTTACCCACTTCCAGCCGGCTCAGCCAACGACAGTTGGGAAAAGAGCTGCTCTCTGGCTTCACGATCTGACCATGGATCTGGAGGACCTGGATTATATTCTCGGCTCCATCCGCCTTCTTGGTTCCAAGGGGACTACAGGGACTCAGGCCAGCTTTCTGGAATTGTTTGACGGAAACATGGACAAGGTGAGAAGGGCGGATGACATGATTGCGGAAAAGCTGGGATTTTCCGGCTGCTATCCGGTTTCCGGCCAGACCTACTCCAGGAAGGTGGACAGCCGTGTGGTGAATGTTCTGGCAGGTATTGCACAAAGTGCCCATAAATTTTCCAATGATATCCGCCTCCTTCAGCATTTAAAAGAAGTGGAAGAGCCATTTGAAAAGAGTCAGATCGGTTCTTCTGCCATGGCTTATAAGCGCAATCCCATGAGAAGTGAGCGAATGGCCTCTCTTTCCAATTATGTCATGGCAGATGTGATGAACCCCATGCTGGTTTCCTCCACCCAGTGGTTTGAGAGAACTCTTGACGATTCTGCCAATAAACGTTTAAGCATTCCGGAAGGCTTTCTGGCTGTGGATGGAATTTTAGACCTTTATTTAAATGTGGTGGATGGGCTTGTGGTATATCCAAAAGTCATTGAGAAGCACATGATGGCTGAGCTTCCCTTCATGGCTACGGAAAATATCATGATGGATGCAGTAAAGGCCGGAGGAGACAGGCAGGAGCTTCATGAACGGATCAGGGAGCTTTCCATGGAAGCAGGACGGAATGTGAAGGTCAACGGCCTTGATAACAACTTGCTGGAGCTGATTGCTGCAGATTCTTCCTTTAATCTTTCCCTGGAGGATTTAAAAAAGAGCATGGATCCCAAAAGATATGTCGGCTGTGCCCCGGCGCAGGTAACCGCTTATCTGGAAGAGATTGTAAAGCCCCTTCTGAAGGAAAACAGGGACATACTTGGAATGAAAGCAGAAATTCACGTATAA
- a CDS encoding cob(I)yrinic acid a,c-diamide adenosyltransferase — protein MSRGAIQVIYGEGKGKTAAAVGMGIAALAQNRTVIMIQFLKGCSGRTSFDVIKCLEPEMKIFRFEKSDCFFESLSKEQQEEERRNIRNGLNFAKKVVSTGECDMLILDEILGLLDQKIIEPEELTKLLQSKVDDMEVLLTGKVFQKEIEPYVDSILEIKHVKVDNTK, from the coding sequence ATGAGTAGAGGTGCGATACAGGTTATATACGGGGAAGGAAAAGGTAAGACAGCGGCTGCAGTAGGTATGGGAATCGCAGCCCTGGCCCAAAATAGAACTGTTATTATGATACAGTTTTTAAAGGGATGCTCTGGCCGGACTTCATTTGATGTTATAAAATGCCTGGAGCCTGAGATGAAAATATTCCGGTTTGAAAAGTCCGATTGCTTTTTTGAAAGCCTTTCTAAAGAACAGCAGGAGGAAGAACGGAGAAATATCCGTAACGGCCTGAATTTTGCAAAAAAGGTCGTTTCAACCGGGGAGTGCGATATGCTGATCCTGGATGAGATTCTTGGGCTTCTGGACCAGAAAATCATAGAGCCGGAGGAGCTGACAAAGCTGCTTCAGTCCAAAGTTGATGATATGGAGGTCCTATTAACCGGTAAGGTATTTCAAAAGGAAATAGAACCTTATGTAGACAGTATTCTGGAAATCAAACATGTTAAAGTTGACAACACAAAATAA
- the purF gene encoding amidophosphoribosyltransferase yields the protein MNNEWDFNLEEELHEECGVFGMYDFDGCDVSSTIYYGLFALQHRGQESCGIAVSETEGPKGKVNAHKGMGLCNEVFTPEILENLRGNIGVGHVRYSTAGSSTRENAQPLVLNYLKGTLAMAHNGNLVNAPELRRELEYNGAIFQTTIDSEVIAYHIARERVKAATVEAAVANAMKKIQGAYSLVIMSPRKMIGVRDPYGFKPLCIGKRDNAYILVSESCALDTIGAEFVRDVRPGEIVTITKEGIVSDTSLCPEDKSKEARCIFEYIYFARPDSVFDGVSVYHSRVWAGRALALDSPVEADLVVGVPESGNAAALGYSLQSGIPYGTAFVKNSYVGRTFIKPKQSNRESSVRIKLNVLREAVMGRRVIMIDDSIVRGTTSALIVNMLREAGAKEVHVRISSPPFLHPCYFGTDIPNEEQLIAHNRTIEEIRKVLGADSLSYLKLERLNEMAEGLPICNACFSGNYPIEPPKEDIRGEHSE from the coding sequence ATGAATAACGAATGGGATTTCAATTTAGAGGAAGAGTTGCATGAGGAATGCGGCGTATTCGGAATGTATGATTTTGATGGTTGCGACGTTTCTTCCACCATTTATTATGGACTGTTTGCATTGCAGCACAGAGGCCAGGAAAGCTGCGGAATTGCTGTCAGCGAAACGGAAGGTCCCAAGGGAAAGGTAAACGCCCATAAGGGGATGGGATTATGCAACGAGGTCTTTACCCCGGAAATTTTAGAAAACCTCCGGGGCAATATCGGCGTAGGCCATGTTCGTTATTCTACTGCAGGCAGCAGCACACGGGAAAATGCCCAGCCTCTTGTGCTCAATTATTTAAAAGGAACTCTGGCTATGGCCCATAACGGTAATCTGGTCAATGCGCCGGAGTTAAGACGTGAGCTTGAATATAACGGTGCCATTTTCCAGACAACCATTGATTCAGAGGTGATTGCCTATCACATTGCCCGGGAGAGGGTGAAGGCTGCCACGGTTGAGGCTGCAGTTGCAAATGCCATGAAAAAGATCCAGGGGGCTTATTCCCTTGTCATTATGAGTCCCCGTAAAATGATCGGGGTCAGAGATCCTTATGGATTTAAGCCGCTGTGCATTGGAAAGCGTGATAATGCCTATATCCTGGTATCGGAAAGCTGCGCTCTTGATACCATAGGCGCAGAGTTTGTCAGGGATGTCCGTCCTGGGGAAATCGTGACCATAACAAAGGAAGGAATCGTTTCTGATACAAGCCTCTGCCCTGAAGATAAGTCAAAGGAAGCCAGATGTATTTTTGAATATATTTATTTTGCAAGACCGGACAGTGTATTTGACGGTGTCAGTGTCTATCATTCCAGGGTGTGGGCAGGCCGTGCCCTTGCCTTGGATTCCCCGGTGGAAGCGGACTTGGTCGTGGGGGTTCCTGAGTCGGGGAATGCCGCAGCCCTGGGTTATTCCCTTCAGTCCGGGATTCCTTATGGGACTGCATTTGTAAAGAATTCTTATGTAGGCAGGACATTTATCAAGCCAAAACAGAGCAACCGGGAATCCTCCGTAAGGATTAAGCTGAATGTGCTGAGGGAAGCCGTAATGGGGAGGCGTGTTATCATGATCGATGACTCCATAGTAAGGGGAACCACCAGCGCCCTCATCGTTAATATGCTTCGGGAGGCAGGAGCAAAGGAGGTTCATGTAAGGATCAGTTCCCCTCCGTTTCTTCATCCCTGCTATTTTGGAACTGACATACCAAACGAAGAACAGCTGATCGCACATAACAGGACCATTGAGGAGATCCGGAAGGTTCTGGGAGCGGATTCCCTGTCTTATTTAAAGCTTGAACGGCTGAATGAAATGGCGGAAGGACTTCCGATCTGCAATGCCTGTTTTAGCGGTAATTATCCCATAGAGCCTCCCAAGGAGGATATCAGGGGAGAACACAGTGAGTAG
- a CDS encoding single-stranded DNA-binding protein: MSEKMIENNKVSVIGEIISGFTFSHEVFGEGFYMVDVAVNRLSEQADVIPLMISERLIDVEGDYTGLTVESIGQFRSYNRHEGTKNRLVLSVFVREIHFIEEFTDYTKTNQIFLDGYICKAPIYRKTPLGREIADLLLAVNRPYGKSDYIPCIAWGRNARYASGFSVGTRVKVWGRVQSREYTKKLSETECEKRVAYEVSVSKLECAE, from the coding sequence ATGTCAGAAAAAATGATTGAAAACAACAAAGTGAGCGTTATCGGAGAAATCATCTCCGGCTTCACCTTCAGCCATGAAGTATTTGGAGAAGGATTCTATATGGTGGATGTTGCGGTAAACCGTCTCAGCGAACAGGCAGATGTGATACCGCTCATGATTTCAGAACGTCTGATCGACGTGGAAGGGGACTACACCGGTTTAACGGTGGAATCCATTGGCCAGTTCCGTTCCTATAACCGTCATGAAGGAACGAAAAACAGACTGGTGCTTTCTGTTTTTGTAAGGGAGATCCATTTTATAGAAGAGTTTACAGATTATACGAAGACCAATCAGATTTTTCTCGATGGATATATATGCAAAGCTCCCATTTACAGGAAAACGCCTTTGGGAAGGGAAATTGCGGACCTGCTCCTGGCGGTTAACCGCCCATATGGAAAATCAGATTACATACCCTGCATCGCATGGGGGAGAAATGCCAGATATGCTTCAGGATTTTCGGTAGGAACCAGAGTTAAAGTATGGGGAAGGGTCCAGAGCAGGGAATACACCAAAAAATTAAGTGAAACAGAGTGTGAAAAGAGAGTGGCTTACGAAGTTTCGGTCAGCAAGCTGGAGTGTGCGGAATAA
- a CDS encoding N-acetylmuramoyl-L-alanine amidase family protein, whose translation MRKQWIAAACILLSIGSMMTSMAAEEKQPKVSGAQQPEVSGAQQPEVSGAQQPEVSGTQQAAVSDWQWLEEPDGWKYVNAAGEFKKNCWEEIDGYWYYFQYNGFMASDWTRIGGMNYCFSESGEQMLGWCYNDEEEKWHYYKEDGTAQKGWYQDDRKNWYWFSIKGEMAASGYKNISGKRYYFFDNGQLAANQFVGLFYMDENGQRNKEFDITLDGKKTSSSVSSEAKDAFTEASKNIPRDWIKKFTDQGWEIIYYPGKQYLSAPMTESGIYYVCHKLDINYKKIKICQPEDLTAAFGEYIGYVSGLYSSSSQDATDLLMGRDSVEEFVYIPDYFSDDMKFYFGKLVAAYVGNSSDRAEMEESAPQVTEILKRILYHDKRE comes from the coding sequence TTGAGGAAACAATGGATAGCGGCGGCATGTATCCTTCTCAGTATTGGAAGCATGATGACTTCCATGGCTGCGGAGGAGAAGCAGCCGAAAGTAAGCGGAGCCCAGCAGCCGGAAGTAAGCGGAGCCCAGCAGCCGGAAGTAAGCGGAGCCCAGCAGCCGGAAGTAAGCGGAACCCAGCAGGCGGCAGTGTCGGACTGGCAGTGGCTTGAAGAACCTGATGGCTGGAAATATGTCAATGCCGCGGGAGAATTTAAGAAAAACTGCTGGGAAGAGATTGATGGATATTGGTATTACTTTCAATATAACGGATTTATGGCTTCGGACTGGACCAGGATCGGCGGGATGAACTACTGCTTTTCTGAGTCTGGGGAGCAAATGCTTGGATGGTGTTACAACGATGAGGAAGAGAAGTGGCATTATTATAAAGAAGACGGTACGGCTCAGAAGGGCTGGTATCAGGATGACAGGAAAAACTGGTACTGGTTTTCCATAAAAGGGGAGATGGCGGCCTCCGGTTATAAGAATATCTCAGGAAAACGGTACTATTTCTTTGACAATGGACAGTTGGCAGCCAATCAGTTTGTCGGTCTTTTCTATATGGACGAAAATGGCCAGCGAAACAAAGAATTCGATATCACTCTTGATGGTAAGAAAACTTCATCATCCGTATCTTCTGAGGCAAAGGATGCTTTTACGGAGGCCTCTAAGAACATTCCCAGGGATTGGATCAAGAAATTTACGGATCAGGGCTGGGAGATTATCTATTATCCGGGAAAACAGTATCTCTCTGCTCCAATGACAGAAAGCGGCATTTATTACGTATGCCATAAGCTGGATATCAATTATAAAAAAATAAAAATATGCCAGCCGGAAGATTTGACAGCAGCTTTTGGAGAATATATCGGTTATGTCTCCGGCCTCTACAGCAGTTCCAGCCAGGATGCCACAGATCTCCTTATGGGCAGGGATTCTGTGGAGGAATTTGTTTACATCCCTGATTATTTTTCTGATGATATGAAGTTTTATTTTGGAAAGCTGGTAGCAGCCTACGTTGGAAATTCCTCTGACAGGGCAGAGATGGAAGAATCGGCACCTCAGGTGACGGAGATTTTAAAAAGGATTCTGTATCACGATAAAAGGGAGTAA
- the dapA gene encoding 4-hydroxy-tetrahydrodipicolinate synthase, with protein MAIFEGAGVALVTPFKENGEVNYEKLEELTEEQIALGTDSIIVCGTTGEASTMTHEEHLEAIKFVCDVTRKRIPVIAGTGSNCTDTAVYLSKEAQRNGADGLLLVSPYYNKATQNGLKAHFKAVAGEVKIPILLYNIPARTGVNITAETIADLCLNVPNIVGVKEASGNFSAIADLMNLTDGRVDLYSGNDDQIVPMLSLGGKGVISVLSNIAPAQTHEICEAYFAGDVKRSAALQLAAIPLINALFCEVNPIPVKAALNLMGKGAGPMRLPLTEMEPKNQERLKQAMIAYGIL; from the coding sequence ATGGCAATTTTTGAAGGGGCAGGTGTAGCCCTTGTTACACCATTTAAGGAAAACGGGGAAGTTAACTATGAAAAACTGGAAGAGCTGACAGAAGAGCAGATCGCATTAGGAACAGATTCTATCATTGTATGCGGTACAACAGGCGAAGCGTCCACCATGACTCATGAGGAGCACTTAGAGGCGATTAAATTCGTGTGTGATGTGACGAGAAAAAGAATTCCTGTCATTGCAGGAACCGGCTCCAATTGCACGGATACGGCTGTTTACCTGTCTAAGGAAGCTCAAAGGAACGGCGCGGACGGGCTTCTCCTCGTTTCTCCTTACTATAATAAAGCAACTCAGAACGGGCTGAAGGCTCATTTTAAGGCAGTTGCCGGTGAAGTAAAGATTCCTATTCTTCTATATAATATTCCAGCGAGGACCGGAGTTAATATTACTGCCGAGACCATAGCGGATTTGTGCCTAAATGTCCCCAACATTGTGGGAGTAAAAGAGGCAAGCGGCAATTTTTCTGCGATAGCGGATTTAATGAATCTTACGGACGGCCGGGTGGATCTGTATTCCGGCAATGATGACCAGATCGTCCCCATGCTTTCTTTGGGAGGGAAAGGGGTTATTTCTGTTCTCTCCAACATTGCACCGGCTCAGACTCACGAAATCTGTGAGGCTTATTTTGCTGGAGATGTGAAGCGGAGCGCCGCACTGCAGCTGGCTGCAATACCTCTTATCAATGCCTTATTCTGCGAAGTAAATCCCATTCCGGTAAAGGCAGCCTTAAATTTAATGGGGAAAGGTGCTGGCCCTATGCGTCTGCCTCTTACTGAGATGGAACCTAAGAATCAGGAACGATTAAAACAAGCCATGATTGCGTATGGAATTCTGTGA
- the dapB gene encoding 4-hydroxy-tetrahydrodipicolinate reductase → MIRMIMHGCNGAMGQVVTGIAAEEKNIVIVAGIDPHDTGQNPYPVFPSLESCNIEADVIVDFTSSKAVDGLLDYSVRKEIPVVVCTTGLSEEQMKKLEEAANHVAVLKSANMSLGVNLLMKLVKDAAQILAAAGFDIEILEKHHNKKLDAPSGTALALADSINEAMDQEFHYVYDRSQVRKARDKKEIGIQSVRGGTIVGEHDVIFAGTDEIVTFHHTAYSKAIFAKGAVSAAKFLAGKAPGFYTMKDVIDS, encoded by the coding sequence ATGATTAGGATGATAATGCACGGCTGTAACGGGGCCATGGGACAAGTGGTGACCGGGATTGCAGCAGAGGAAAAGAATATAGTCATTGTTGCGGGAATCGATCCCCATGATACCGGTCAGAATCCATATCCGGTATTTCCGTCTCTTGAGTCTTGTAACATAGAAGCAGATGTGATCGTTGATTTTACTTCCTCCAAAGCGGTGGATGGTCTTCTTGATTACAGCGTCAGGAAAGAAATACCGGTGGTAGTATGTACCACAGGGCTTTCTGAGGAGCAGATGAAAAAGCTGGAAGAGGCTGCAAATCATGTAGCAGTACTTAAGTCAGCCAACATGTCTCTTGGAGTCAACCTGCTTATGAAGCTGGTAAAAGACGCAGCCCAGATTCTTGCGGCAGCAGGATTTGACATTGAAATATTGGAAAAGCATCACAATAAGAAACTGGATGCCCCCAGCGGAACTGCCCTTGCCCTGGCAGATTCCATCAATGAAGCTATGGATCAGGAGTTTCATTATGTATACGACAGAAGTCAGGTCAGAAAGGCCAGAGACAAAAAAGAGATCGGGATCCAGTCCGTCCGGGGAGGAACCATCGTCGGAGAACATGATGTGATTTTTGCAGGAACGGATGAGATCGTCACCTTCCATCATACTGCCTATTCCAAAGCGATTTTTGCAAAAGGCGCTGTCTCCGCAGCAAAGTTCCTGGCAGGAAAAGCCCCGGGATTCTATACCATGAAAGATGTAATAGATTCTTAA
- a CDS encoding LysR family transcriptional regulator: MSSNLEYYKVFYYVAQLESITLAAEKLCISQPAVSQAVRQLEKALDSQLFLRTSKGVRLTREGEFFYGYVKSGLESIWHGESMLKRLKDLETGEVRIGASDMTLQFYLLPYLEKFHELYPGIKVSVSNGPTPETLRYLYEGKIDFGVVSTPFEAKSEVMRIDVKEIKNVFVAGDNFRYLKDQELDYEILKELPCIFLEKNTSTRTFMDEYLSGRGITVEPEFELSTSDMIVQFAMRNLGIGCVMSGFAQMELEKENLVELKFRDEMPKRHFTIVTDSKTTVSPAGKRLLQLMTSDIS; this comes from the coding sequence ATGAGCAGTAATTTGGAATACTATAAGGTGTTTTATTATGTGGCCCAGCTTGAAAGCATAACATTGGCAGCGGAAAAGCTGTGCATCTCCCAGCCGGCGGTGAGCCAGGCGGTAAGGCAGTTGGAGAAAGCTCTGGACAGCCAGCTTTTTCTGCGGACTTCCAAAGGCGTCCGTCTGACACGGGAGGGGGAATTTTTTTACGGATATGTGAAATCCGGTTTAGAAAGTATCTGGCACGGGGAAAGTATGTTAAAAAGGCTGAAGGATTTAGAGACAGGAGAGGTGCGGATCGGGGCCAGTGATATGACCCTTCAGTTTTATCTACTGCCTTATCTGGAGAAATTCCATGAGCTGTATCCAGGCATCAAGGTAAGCGTTTCCAACGGGCCTACGCCTGAGACTCTCCGGTATTTGTATGAGGGAAAGATTGATTTTGGGGTGGTCAGCACTCCCTTTGAAGCAAAAAGTGAGGTCATGCGCATTGATGTAAAAGAAATTAAGAATGTGTTTGTGGCTGGAGATAATTTCCGCTATTTAAAAGATCAGGAACTGGATTATGAAATTTTAAAAGAACTGCCCTGTATTTTCCTTGAAAAAAATACCAGTACCAGGACATTTATGGATGAATATCTGTCTGGCCGGGGCATAACGGTAGAGCCGGAGTTTGAACTTTCCACCAGTGACATGATCGTTCAGTTTGCCATGCGGAATCTGGGAATCGGATGTGTTATGTCGGGATTTGCACAGATGGAGCTGGAAAAGGAGAATCTAGTGGAGTTAAAGTTCCGTGATGAAATGCCGAAGCGTCATTTTACCATAGTCACAGACAGTAAGACAACCGTTTCTCCTGCCGGGAAGCGCCTTTTGCAGTTAATGACTAGTGATATAAGCTGA
- a CDS encoding adenylosuccinate synthase — protein MVRAIVGANWGDEGKGKITDMLAKESDIIIRYQGGSNAGHTIINNYGKFALHLLPSGVFYHHTTSVIGNGVALNIPFLVKEIQDLVSKGVPKPEILVSDRAQILMPYHILFDQYEEERLGKKSFGSTKSGIAPFYSDKYAKIGFQVSELFNEESLKEKVERVCETKNVLMEHLYHKPAIDPEELFKTLLEYREMVKPYVCDVSKYLHEAIKAGKNILLEGQLGSLKDPDHGIYPMVTSSSTLAAYGAIGAGIPPYEIKNITTVVKAYSSAVGAGAFVSEIFGEEADELRRRGGDGGEYGATTGRPRRMGWFDAVASRYGCRIQGSTEVALTVLDVLGYLDELRICVGYEIDGKVTKDFPTTVELNRAKPVYTTLPGWKCEIRGIKNYGDLPENCRNYIEFIEKELETPITMVSNGPGRDEIIYRR, from the coding sequence ATGGTAAGAGCAATCGTAGGAGCTAACTGGGGCGACGAAGGCAAAGGCAAGATTACGGATATGCTGGCAAAGGAATCGGATATTATCATCCGTTACCAGGGAGGCAGCAATGCAGGACACACCATCATCAACAATTATGGCAAATTCGCCCTTCACCTTCTGCCGTCTGGCGTATTCTATCATCATACCACCAGCGTCATCGGCAATGGCGTGGCATTAAATATCCCGTTTCTGGTAAAAGAAATCCAGGATCTGGTAAGCAAGGGCGTTCCCAAACCTGAAATCCTGGTTTCCGACCGGGCTCAGATCCTGATGCCGTATCACATTTTGTTTGACCAGTATGAAGAGGAGCGCCTTGGCAAAAAGTCCTTTGGCTCCACAAAATCAGGGATTGCACCATTTTATTCCGATAAATATGCGAAGATCGGATTCCAGGTCAGCGAGCTTTTTAATGAAGAATCCTTAAAGGAAAAGGTGGAACGGGTTTGTGAAACAAAGAATGTTTTAATGGAGCACCTTTATCACAAACCGGCCATTGATCCAGAAGAGTTATTTAAAACCCTGCTGGAATACCGGGAAATGGTGAAGCCTTATGTATGTGATGTATCCAAATATCTTCATGAAGCCATAAAAGCCGGCAAGAACATTCTTTTGGAAGGCCAGCTTGGATCGTTAAAGGATCCAGACCATGGAATTTATCCCATGGTAACCTCTTCCTCTACTCTTGCGGCTTATGGCGCCATCGGCGCAGGCATTCCGCCCTATGAGATTAAGAATATCACCACCGTGGTTAAAGCCTATTCCAGCGCAGTAGGAGCAGGAGCTTTTGTCAGCGAGATATTCGGAGAGGAAGCTGACGAGCTGAGACGCCGGGGCGGCGACGGCGGCGAATACGGTGCAACCACAGGAAGACCAAGACGTATGGGGTGGTTTGACGCGGTTGCATCCAGGTACGGATGCCGGATCCAGGGTTCTACGGAAGTCGCACTTACTGTTCTTGACGTGCTGGGTTATCTGGATGAGCTTCGTATCTGTGTGGGCTATGAAATCGACGGAAAGGTGACTAAGGATTTCCCCACAACCGTAGAGCTTAACCGGGCGAAACCGGTATATACCACCCTTCCTGGCTGGAAATGTGAGATCAGGGGAATTAAGAACTACGGGGACCTTCCGGAAAACTGCAGAAATTATATTGAATTTATTGAGAAAGAGCTGGAAACGCCAATTACCATGGTTTCCAATGGACCGGGAAGAGACGAGATTATTTACCGCAGATAA